The Halarchaeum grantii genome includes a window with the following:
- a CDS encoding cupin domain-containing protein: MKRTRVESERWFDVLMETEDAQAAVMTLDAGEATGGPTNAHAGSDQWLYVISGSGSVVVAGEPLDVEEGDLLVVEAGETHEVRASDEGALETLSLYVPPRAEVGVAGSERDG, translated from the coding sequence GTGAAGCGAACGCGAGTCGAGTCCGAGCGCTGGTTCGACGTGCTGATGGAGACCGAGGACGCGCAGGCCGCAGTGATGACGCTCGACGCGGGCGAGGCGACGGGCGGGCCGACGAACGCTCACGCGGGGAGCGACCAGTGGCTCTACGTCATCTCGGGGTCGGGGAGCGTCGTCGTCGCGGGCGAGCCGCTCGACGTCGAGGAAGGCGACCTGCTCGTCGTGGAGGCGGGCGAGACGCACGAGGTGCGCGCGAGCGACGAGGGGGCGCTGGAGACGCTCAGCCTCTACGTCCCGCCGCGCGCCGAGGTCGGCGTCGCCGGGTCCGAGAGGGACGGCTAA